A part of Melittangium boletus DSM 14713 genomic DNA contains:
- the rplL gene encoding 50S ribosomal protein L7/L12: protein MADLNAIVEQLSTLTVMEAAELVKQLETKWGVSAAAVAVAAGPAAGGAAAAPVEEKTEFNVILANAGANKINVIKEIRAITGLGLKEAKDLVEGAPKPVKEGVNKDDAKKIKDQLVAAGATVEIK, encoded by the coding sequence ATGGCTGACCTGAACGCGATTGTTGAGCAGCTCTCCACCCTGACGGTCATGGAGGCCGCCGAGCTGGTGAAGCAGCTCGAGACCAAGTGGGGCGTCTCCGCCGCCGCCGTCGCCGTGGCCGCTGGCCCGGCCGCTGGTGGCGCCGCCGCCGCTCCGGTCGAGGAGAAGACGGAGTTCAACGTCATCCTGGCCAACGCCGGGGCGAACAAGATCAACGTCATCAAGGAGATCCGCGCGATCACCGGCCTGGGCCTGAAGGAGGCCAAGGACCTGGTCGAGGGCGCTCCCAAGCCGGTGAAGGAGGGCGTCAACAAGGACGACGCCAAGAAGATCAAGGACCAGCTCGTTGCCGCTGGCGCCACTGTCGAGATCAAGTAG
- the rplK gene encoding 50S ribosomal protein L11, whose amino-acid sequence MKKVTGQVKLQIPAGKANPAPPIGPALGQQGVNIMEFCKQFNAKTQAEAKEGLIIPVIITVYQDRSFTFILKTPPAAVLIKKAAGLHTEKKKGSGAKKPGKEKVGQITQKQLEEIAKKKIDDTTAGSLEAAKRTIAGTARSMGIEVV is encoded by the coding sequence ATGAAGAAGGTCACAGGACAGGTCAAGCTGCAGATTCCCGCCGGCAAGGCGAATCCCGCTCCCCCGATCGGCCCCGCGCTCGGTCAGCAGGGCGTGAACATCATGGAGTTCTGCAAGCAGTTCAACGCCAAGACCCAGGCGGAGGCCAAGGAAGGCCTCATCATCCCGGTCATCATCACCGTGTACCAGGATCGCTCTTTCACCTTCATCCTGAAGACGCCCCCCGCGGCCGTCCTCATCAAGAAGGCGGCGGGCCTGCACACCGAGAAGAAGAAGGGCTCGGGCGCCAAGAAGCCGGGCAAGGAGAAGGTGGGGCAGATCACCCAGAAGCAGCTCGAGGAGATCGCCAAGAAGAAGATCGACGACACCACGGCTGGCTCGCTGGAGGCCGCCAAGCGCACCATCGCTGGCACCGCGCGCTCCATGGGCATCGAAGTCGTCTAG
- the rplA gene encoding 50S ribosomal protein L1 — protein sequence MPQTGKKFRAAAEKVDRNKRYTVAEGFQALKQTAGLRGTKFDQTVEVALNLGVDPKHADQMVRGAVVLPHGTGATVRVAVFAKGERATDAESAGADVVGGDDLAKRIEGGFLDFDTVIATPDMMGVVGRLGKVLGPRGLMPNPKVGTVTMDVAKAVRDAKGGKVEFRAEKAGIVHAKLGKASFAPEKLQENFNALVDLVMKLKPATAKGVYLKGIAISATMSPGIKIDTTEILARHR from the coding sequence ATGCCTCAGACCGGTAAGAAGTTCCGCGCTGCCGCCGAGAAGGTGGACCGCAACAAGCGTTACACTGTCGCCGAGGGCTTCCAGGCCCTCAAGCAGACCGCGGGCCTCCGCGGCACCAAGTTCGATCAGACCGTCGAGGTCGCGCTCAACCTGGGCGTGGACCCGAAGCACGCGGATCAGATGGTCCGTGGCGCCGTGGTTCTCCCCCACGGTACCGGCGCCACCGTGCGCGTCGCCGTGTTCGCCAAGGGCGAGCGCGCCACGGACGCCGAGAGCGCCGGCGCCGATGTCGTGGGCGGGGATGACCTGGCCAAGCGCATCGAGGGTGGCTTCCTCGATTTCGACACCGTCATCGCCACTCCGGACATGATGGGTGTGGTCGGTCGCCTCGGTAAGGTGCTGGGTCCTCGTGGCCTCATGCCCAACCCCAAGGTGGGCACGGTGACCATGGACGTGGCCAAGGCCGTCCGGGACGCCAAGGGTGGTAAGGTGGAGTTCCGCGCGGAGAAGGCGGGTATCGTGCACGCCAAGCTCGGCAAGGCCTCCTTCGCCCCGGAGAAGCTCCAGGAGAACTTCAACGCCCTGGTGGACCTGGTCATGAAGCTCAAGCCGGCCACCGCCAAGGGTGTGTATCTCAAGGGCATCGCCATCTCCGCGACCATGAGCCCGGGCATCAAGATCGACACCACCGAGATCCTCGCCCGTCACCGCTAG
- the nusG gene encoding transcription termination/antitermination protein NusG gives MAMKWYVVHTYSNFENQAKKSLEERIRLENLQDLFGEILIPMEQVVEMVKGEKKTSRRKFFPGYIFVQMELNDRSWHLVKNTPKITGFPGAAQNEQPTPISDAEVARLTSQISEGTLKPKPKVQFSDGDTVRVIDGPFANFNGTVEEVNAEKGRVKVLVSIFGRATPVELDFMQVEKTTG, from the coding sequence ATGGCGATGAAATGGTACGTGGTCCACACCTACTCGAACTTCGAGAACCAGGCGAAGAAGAGCCTGGAGGAGCGGATTCGTCTCGAGAACCTGCAGGATCTGTTTGGCGAGATCCTGATCCCCATGGAGCAGGTTGTCGAGATGGTGAAGGGGGAGAAGAAGACCTCTCGTCGTAAGTTCTTCCCGGGCTACATCTTCGTGCAGATGGAGCTGAATGATCGCTCCTGGCACCTGGTGAAGAACACGCCGAAGATCACCGGTTTTCCGGGCGCAGCCCAGAACGAGCAGCCCACGCCCATCTCGGATGCGGAGGTGGCCCGGCTCACCTCGCAGATCTCCGAGGGCACGCTCAAGCCCAAGCCCAAGGTGCAGTTCTCCGATGGCGACACCGTTCGGGTCATCGACGGACCGTTCGCCAACTTCAACGGCACCGTGGAAGAGGTCAACGCGGAAAAGGGTCGCGTGAAGGTGCTGGTCAGCATCTTCGGCCGCGCCACGCCGGTGGAACTCGATTTCATGCAGGTGGAGAAGACCACCGGCTAG
- the rplJ gene encoding 50S ribosomal protein L10 — protein MIKSEKEELIKELNEKFSRAQTAIVAEFSKLNVETVTKLRKKFRDGKVDYKVLKNTLAKRAAKGTPVEAIADDFVGPVAIAISYDDVVAPAKILVDFIKDLETIKVRSASVQGRRVDSEGVKALAKMPGLPELRAQLLGMLNQPAGKLVRTIAAPGSQLARVLQANVDQQQPK, from the coding sequence GTGATCAAGAGCGAGAAGGAAGAACTCATCAAGGAACTCAACGAGAAGTTTTCGCGGGCTCAGACCGCGATCGTCGCTGAGTTTTCCAAGCTGAACGTGGAGACGGTCACCAAGCTGCGCAAGAAGTTCCGCGACGGCAAGGTGGACTACAAGGTTCTGAAGAACACGCTGGCCAAGCGCGCCGCCAAGGGGACCCCCGTGGAGGCGATCGCCGACGACTTCGTGGGCCCCGTGGCCATCGCCATCAGCTACGACGACGTCGTGGCTCCGGCGAAGATCCTCGTGGACTTCATCAAGGACCTGGAGACCATCAAGGTCCGTAGCGCCTCCGTGCAGGGCCGTCGCGTTGACTCCGAGGGCGTGAAGGCCCTGGCGAAGATGCCCGGTCTGCCCGAACTGCGCGCTCAGCTGCTCGGCATGCTCAACCAGCCCGCCGGCAAGCTCGTTCGCACCATCGCGGCCCCCGGCTCCCAGCTGGCCCGCGTGCTCCAGGCGAATGTGGACCAGCAGCAGCCCAAGTAA